Proteins encoded by one window of Chromobacterium violaceum ATCC 12472:
- a CDS encoding HAMP domain-containing sensor histidine kinase: MLALLLAFALIWLVLVGREYQESRSSESRRQVLWRVADLISVALSPGRMERNRQALETADRLFNASRRINVASKVEVDYPGDLLISARTRQGERIYASPGVPTIALPARDLNKGVVQLRGKAYRVAERLYPAGYLTVFEPVIPDEEVLPFLTKQYIAPLAISFSLVLLPLWLAISRGLLPLRRLADYLNRRASDDFSPLSMRLPYRELKPIVQALDQLLRRSRDSIARERAIVQDAAHEMCTPLAVISTQAHALVREADAEARQQNLAALEQALARHSHLVQQLLRLAALERGEGERPQMVDLVEVARNALIGLSPRAEAKGMELELDSPDGLPVNLAQISFLSILDNLLSNAVAYGRAGGRIRVRLAVIGERVELEVADDGPGIALEDRPHLFERFYRGKAVSAPGSGLGLAIVWQAAHAQGGRVQLKEGLEGRGVAFCVSLPLSRPV, translated from the coding sequence TTGCTGGCGTTGTTGCTGGCTTTCGCCTTGATCTGGCTGGTGCTGGTCGGGCGGGAATACCAGGAGTCAAGGTCATCGGAATCCCGCCGCCAAGTTTTGTGGAGAGTGGCCGATCTGATTTCCGTGGCGCTGTCGCCTGGCCGAATGGAGCGCAATCGACAGGCCTTGGAGACGGCGGATCGCTTGTTCAACGCATCGCGGCGCATCAATGTGGCTTCCAAGGTCGAGGTCGATTACCCGGGCGATTTGTTGATTTCCGCGCGCACGCGGCAAGGCGAGCGGATCTACGCTTCGCCGGGCGTCCCAACCATCGCGTTGCCAGCCCGCGATTTGAATAAGGGCGTGGTGCAGCTGCGAGGAAAAGCGTATCGGGTGGCGGAGCGTCTCTATCCTGCTGGATATTTGACGGTGTTCGAGCCGGTGATTCCAGACGAGGAAGTGCTGCCTTTTCTCACGAAGCAATATATCGCGCCCCTGGCTATCTCTTTTTCCTTAGTCCTGCTGCCGCTGTGGCTCGCCATTTCGCGCGGCTTGCTGCCGCTGAGGCGCTTGGCCGATTATCTGAACCGTCGCGCCTCCGATGATTTTTCTCCTTTGTCCATGCGCTTGCCTTACCGGGAGTTGAAGCCGATTGTTCAGGCGCTGGACCAGCTGCTAAGGCGCAGCCGCGACAGCATCGCCCGCGAACGCGCCATCGTGCAGGATGCCGCGCATGAGATGTGTACGCCGTTGGCGGTGATTTCCACGCAGGCGCATGCTTTGGTCCGCGAGGCGGATGCCGAAGCCAGGCAGCAAAACCTGGCCGCTTTGGAGCAGGCTTTGGCCCGCCATTCGCATTTGGTGCAGCAGCTGTTGCGGCTGGCGGCGCTGGAGAGGGGTGAGGGCGAGCGTCCGCAGATGGTGGATCTGGTCGAGGTGGCGCGCAATGCCTTGATCGGTCTGTCGCCACGGGCGGAGGCGAAGGGCATGGAGCTGGAACTGGACTCCCCTGACGGCTTGCCGGTTAACTTGGCCCAGATTTCCTTTCTTTCCATTCTGGACAATTTGCTGTCCAACGCGGTGGCGTATGGACGCGCAGGTGGGCGCATTCGCGTGCGTCTAGCCGTTATTGGCGAGCGAGTCGAGCTGGAGGTGGCGGATGATGGGCCGGGCATCGCGCTTGAGGACAGGCCGCATTTATTCGAACGCTTCTATCGCGGCAAGGCAGTGTCCGCGCCGGGTTCAGGTTTGGGGCTGGCTATTGTCTGGCAAGCCGCGCATGCTCAGGGCGGCCGCGTGCAATTGAAAGAGGGCTTGGAGGGGCGAGGCGTCGCTTTTTGTGTCAGTTTGCCCTTGTCGAGGCCGGTTTAG
- the ilvN gene encoding acetolactate synthase small subunit: MRHILSILLENEAGALSRVVGLFSARAYNIDSLTVSTTEDPTLSRMTIVTHGSDEVIEQITKQLNKLIEVVKVIDLNESEHIEREMMLIKVRAVGKDREEMKRMADIFRGRIIDVTEKTYTIELTGTSDKLGAFIEAVDRTVILETVRTGASGIGRGERVLKI; encoded by the coding sequence ATGCGACACATCCTATCCATACTTCTGGAAAACGAGGCGGGCGCGCTGTCGCGCGTCGTCGGGCTGTTTTCGGCCCGCGCCTACAACATCGATTCGCTGACAGTGTCCACCACCGAGGACCCGACATTGTCGCGGATGACCATCGTCACCCACGGTTCCGACGAAGTCATCGAGCAGATCACCAAGCAGCTCAACAAGCTGATCGAGGTGGTCAAGGTGATAGACCTCAACGAATCCGAGCACATCGAACGCGAGATGATGCTGATCAAGGTCCGCGCCGTAGGCAAGGACCGCGAGGAGATGAAGCGCATGGCCGACATCTTCCGCGGACGCATCATCGACGTGACGGAAAAGACTTACACCATCGAGCTGACTGGTACGAGCGACAAGCTCGGCGCCTTTATCGAGGCGGTGGACCGCACAGTGATCCTGGAAACGGTCCGTACCGGCGCATCCGGCATCGGTCGAGGCGAGCGGGTTCTGAAAATCTGA
- the ilvB gene encoding biosynthetic-type acetolactate synthase large subunit codes for MQISGAEIVVRCLQEEGVEFVFGYPGGAVLEIYDAIFRQDKFKHVLVRHEQAAVHAADAYSRSSDKVGVALVTSGPGATNAVTGIATAYMDSIPMVVISGQVPSPAIGLDAFQEVDMVGITRPCVKHNFLVKDVNEIAATIKKAFYIAKSGRPGPVVVDIPKDVTQARAEFRYPDSVHIRSYVPATRGHSGQIKKAVNLLLEAKRPYIYVGGGAVQGRAEAEVTELVRSLNLPCTNTLMGLGAYPGSDRQFLGMLGMHGTYEANMAMQYCDVLVAVGARFDDRVISVPSHFLGQAKKIIHIDVDPSSISKRVKADIPIVGDVKLVLREMLDQLKQAGQKPDGSALNQWWKQIEEWRGHDCLLYAPSDELIKPQMVVETLYDITGGQAIVTSDVGQHQMWAAQYYKFDRPKQWLNSGGLGTMGFGLPAAIGAQLANPNAQVACITGEGSIQMNIQELSTAKQYHTPVKVVALNNRYLGMVRQWQEFFYGTRYSESYMDALPDFVKIAEAYGHIGFKVENPADVEPVLREAFSDKLKERLVFLDFRTDQSENVFPMIQNGKGLDQMDLPAHMRAVQQVPFENNRDYGNMC; via the coding sequence ATGCAGATATCGGGCGCCGAAATTGTAGTCCGCTGCCTGCAGGAAGAGGGGGTCGAATTCGTCTTCGGCTATCCGGGTGGCGCGGTACTGGAAATCTACGATGCCATCTTCCGGCAGGACAAGTTCAAACACGTGCTGGTAAGGCACGAACAGGCGGCGGTCCATGCCGCCGACGCCTATTCGCGCTCCAGCGACAAGGTGGGCGTGGCGCTGGTGACCTCCGGTCCCGGCGCGACCAATGCCGTGACCGGCATCGCCACCGCCTACATGGATTCCATCCCGATGGTGGTGATCTCCGGCCAGGTGCCTTCCCCGGCCATCGGCCTGGACGCGTTCCAGGAAGTGGACATGGTGGGCATCACCCGTCCCTGCGTGAAGCACAACTTCCTGGTCAAGGACGTGAACGAGATCGCCGCGACCATCAAGAAGGCGTTCTACATCGCCAAGAGCGGCCGTCCCGGCCCGGTGGTGGTGGACATCCCCAAGGACGTGACCCAGGCGCGCGCCGAGTTCCGCTATCCGGACAGCGTGCACATCCGCTCCTACGTGCCGGCCACCCGCGGGCACAGCGGACAGATCAAGAAAGCGGTGAACCTGCTGCTTGAGGCCAAGCGTCCTTATATCTACGTCGGCGGCGGCGCCGTGCAGGGCCGCGCCGAAGCCGAGGTGACCGAGCTGGTGCGGTCCTTGAACCTGCCGTGTACCAACACCCTGATGGGCCTGGGCGCCTATCCGGGTTCGGACCGGCAGTTCCTGGGCATGCTGGGCATGCACGGCACCTACGAAGCCAATATGGCGATGCAGTACTGCGACGTGCTGGTGGCGGTGGGCGCGCGTTTCGACGACCGCGTGATCAGCGTGCCCTCGCACTTCCTCGGCCAGGCCAAGAAAATCATCCACATCGACGTGGATCCGTCGTCGATCTCCAAGCGCGTCAAGGCCGACATCCCCATCGTCGGCGACGTCAAGCTGGTGCTGCGCGAGATGCTGGACCAACTGAAGCAGGCCGGCCAGAAGCCGGACGGCTCGGCGCTGAACCAGTGGTGGAAGCAGATCGAGGAATGGCGCGGCCACGACTGTCTGCTGTACGCGCCGTCGGACGAGCTGATCAAGCCGCAGATGGTGGTAGAGACGCTGTACGACATCACCGGCGGCCAGGCCATCGTCACCTCCGACGTCGGCCAGCACCAGATGTGGGCGGCGCAGTACTACAAGTTCGACCGGCCCAAGCAGTGGCTGAATTCCGGCGGCCTCGGCACCATGGGCTTCGGCCTGCCGGCGGCCATCGGCGCGCAGCTGGCCAACCCCAACGCGCAGGTGGCCTGCATCACCGGCGAGGGATCGATCCAGATGAACATCCAGGAACTGTCCACCGCCAAGCAGTATCACACCCCGGTAAAGGTGGTGGCGCTGAACAACCGCTACCTGGGCATGGTGCGCCAGTGGCAGGAGTTCTTCTACGGCACCCGCTACTCCGAGTCCTACATGGACGCGCTGCCGGACTTCGTCAAGATCGCCGAGGCCTACGGCCACATCGGCTTCAAGGTGGAGAATCCGGCCGACGTGGAGCCGGTGCTGCGCGAGGCGTTCAGCGACAAGCTGAAGGAGCGCCTGGTGTTCCTGGATTTCCGCACCGACCAGTCGGAGAACGTGTTCCCGATGATCCAGAACGGCAAGGGCCTGGATCAGATGGACCTGCCGGCGCACATGCGCGCCGTCCAGCAGGTGCCTTTCGAGAACAACCGTGACTACGGCAACATGTGCTAA
- a CDS encoding DUF3106 domain-containing protein — MNKAGWLASAACLAGLLIPNLAHASPLADPRWEQLNSEQQQVLAPLAADWNRYAPDKKQDLLTIVPRFADLTPGEQQRLQRRLKAWTELSEQQRDEIRANWKKLQQLPPGQRELALRRLRSHTAKPPAASAP; from the coding sequence ATGAATAAGGCCGGATGGCTGGCCAGCGCCGCGTGCCTGGCCGGTCTGCTGATACCGAACCTCGCCCACGCCTCCCCCCTGGCCGATCCCCGCTGGGAACAACTCAACAGCGAGCAACAGCAAGTGCTGGCGCCGCTGGCGGCCGACTGGAACCGTTACGCGCCCGACAAGAAGCAGGATCTGCTGACCATCGTCCCCCGCTTCGCCGACCTGACGCCCGGCGAACAGCAGCGGCTGCAGCGGCGGCTCAAGGCCTGGACCGAGCTGAGCGAACAACAGCGCGACGAGATCCGCGCCAACTGGAAAAAACTGCAGCAACTGCCGCCCGGGCAACGCGAACTCGCGTTGCGCCGGTTGCGCTCGCACACCGCCAAACCACCCGCCGCCTCCGCCCCATGA
- the ilvC gene encoding ketol-acid reductoisomerase, protein MKVYYDKDADLSIIKGKKVAIIGYGSQGHAHAQNLKESGVDVIVGLRKDGASWKKAEAAGHKVKEVAEAVKKADVVMILLPDESQPEVYHKDIAPNLKKGAALAFAHGFNIHYNQIVPPADVDVIMVAPKGPGHTVRSEYLKGGGVPTLIAVYQDKTGKARDVALSYAAANGGTKGGVIETNFREETETDLFGEQAVLCGGAVELVKAGFETLVEAGYAPEMAYFECLHELKLIVDLMYEGGIANMNYSISNNAEYGEYVTGPEVVTAATKEAMKKALYRIQSGEYAKMFILEGKTNYPSMTARRRLTAAHPIEKVGAELRAMMPWIAKNKLVDQSKN, encoded by the coding sequence ATGAAAGTTTATTACGACAAGGACGCCGATCTCTCCATCATCAAGGGCAAGAAAGTGGCCATCATCGGCTACGGCTCGCAAGGCCATGCCCATGCGCAGAACCTGAAGGAATCGGGCGTCGACGTCATCGTCGGCCTGCGCAAGGACGGCGCGTCGTGGAAGAAGGCCGAGGCGGCCGGCCACAAGGTCAAGGAAGTGGCCGAGGCGGTGAAAAAGGCCGACGTGGTGATGATTCTGCTGCCGGACGAGTCGCAGCCCGAGGTCTACCACAAGGACATCGCGCCCAATCTGAAGAAGGGCGCGGCGCTGGCCTTCGCCCACGGCTTCAACATCCACTACAACCAGATCGTGCCGCCGGCCGACGTCGACGTGATCATGGTGGCGCCGAAAGGCCCGGGCCACACCGTGCGCTCCGAATACCTGAAGGGCGGCGGCGTGCCGACCCTGATCGCCGTCTACCAGGACAAGACCGGCAAGGCGCGCGACGTGGCGCTGTCCTACGCCGCGGCCAACGGCGGCACCAAGGGCGGCGTGATCGAGACCAACTTCCGCGAGGAAACCGAGACCGATCTGTTCGGCGAGCAGGCCGTGCTGTGCGGCGGCGCCGTCGAACTGGTCAAGGCCGGCTTCGAGACCCTGGTGGAAGCCGGCTACGCGCCGGAAATGGCCTACTTCGAGTGCCTGCACGAGCTGAAGCTGATCGTCGACCTGATGTACGAAGGCGGCATCGCCAACATGAACTACTCGATCTCCAACAACGCCGAGTACGGCGAGTACGTCACCGGCCCGGAAGTGGTGACCGCCGCCACCAAGGAAGCGATGAAGAAGGCGCTGTACCGCATCCAGAGCGGCGAATACGCCAAGATGTTCATCCTGGAAGGCAAGACCAACTACCCGTCCATGACCGCCCGCCGCCGCCTGACCGCCGCCCACCCGATCGAGAAGGTCGGCGCCGAGCTGCGCGCGATGATGCCTTGGATCGCCAAGAACAAGCTGGTGGACCAGTCCAAGAACTGA
- the asd gene encoding archaetidylserine decarboxylase (Phosphatidylserine decarboxylase is synthesized as a single chain precursor. Generation of the pyruvoyl active site from a Ser is coupled to cleavage of a Gly-Ser bond between the larger (beta) and smaller (alpha chains). It is an integral membrane protein.): MSERLFVLSQHILPKLALTRLAGRFADWKGGGITTAAIRRFIARYNVDMGEAADSDPAAYATFNDFFTRALKPGVRPVADARLVCPVDGAVSQLGAIDSGRIFQAKGRDYSATALLAGDADLAARFADGHFATIYLSPRDYHRIHMPCAGRLLEMTYVPGDLYSVNPATARGVDRLFARNERVVCVFEDEQSQPFVMVLVGATIVGSMATVWHGVVNPPRRPAVEKWDYRGQDIRLAKGEEMGRFLLGSTVVLLYPAGPLKFNPQWQAASPVRMGEAMAS; the protein is encoded by the coding sequence GTGTCCGAGCGCCTGTTCGTGCTGTCTCAACATATCCTGCCCAAACTGGCGCTGACCCGGCTGGCGGGCCGCTTCGCAGACTGGAAGGGCGGCGGCATCACCACGGCCGCCATCCGCCGTTTCATCGCCCGCTACAACGTGGACATGGGCGAAGCCGCCGACAGCGATCCGGCGGCCTACGCCACCTTCAATGATTTCTTCACTCGCGCGCTCAAGCCGGGCGTCCGCCCCGTGGCCGACGCTCGCCTCGTCTGCCCGGTGGACGGCGCGGTCAGCCAGCTCGGCGCCATCGACAGCGGCCGCATCTTCCAAGCCAAGGGCCGCGATTACAGCGCCACCGCGCTATTGGCCGGCGATGCCGATCTCGCCGCCCGCTTCGCCGACGGCCACTTCGCCACCATCTACCTCAGCCCGCGCGACTATCACCGCATCCACATGCCTTGCGCCGGCAGGCTGCTGGAAATGACGTATGTGCCCGGCGACCTGTACTCGGTGAATCCCGCCACCGCACGCGGCGTGGACCGTCTGTTCGCCCGCAACGAGCGGGTGGTATGCGTGTTCGAGGACGAGCAAAGCCAGCCCTTCGTGATGGTGCTGGTCGGCGCCACCATCGTCGGCAGCATGGCCACCGTCTGGCATGGCGTGGTCAATCCGCCGCGCCGGCCGGCGGTGGAAAAATGGGATTACCGCGGCCAGGACATCCGCCTGGCCAAGGGCGAGGAAATGGGCCGCTTCCTGCTCGGCTCCACCGTGGTGCTGCTGTACCCGGCTGGTCCGCTCAAATTCAATCCGCAGTGGCAAGCCGCCAGCCCGGTGCGGATGGGCGAGGCGATGGCGTCCTGA
- a CDS encoding response regulator, with translation MHLLIIEDDLDLGRALQAALKAEAATTEWARKLADADALFEPDRFDCVLLDLSLPDGSGLELLRAWRARQITVPVIMITASADLSDKLAGLDDGADDYLCKPFAVSEMVSRVRAVCRRSARQASEIWSLGALSLKPSAHLAWLDGSALDLSPREFRLLVELARDPSRIVSKTLLGQRLEPLGDVVDGATIEVHLSNLRRKIGAERIRTVRGVGYQYVV, from the coding sequence ATGCATTTATTGATCATTGAGGATGATTTGGATCTGGGTCGGGCCTTGCAGGCCGCGCTGAAGGCTGAGGCGGCGACGACCGAGTGGGCGCGCAAGCTGGCGGATGCCGATGCCTTGTTCGAGCCGGACCGTTTCGATTGCGTGTTGCTGGATTTGAGCCTGCCAGACGGCAGCGGCTTGGAATTATTGCGCGCCTGGCGCGCCAGGCAAATCACCGTGCCGGTGATCATGATCACGGCCAGCGCCGATTTGAGCGACAAATTGGCGGGGCTGGACGATGGCGCCGATGATTATCTGTGCAAGCCATTCGCGGTGTCGGAAATGGTGTCGCGGGTGCGGGCGGTGTGCCGCCGCAGCGCGCGGCAGGCTAGCGAAATATGGAGTCTGGGCGCGCTCAGCCTCAAACCCAGCGCGCATCTGGCTTGGCTGGATGGTTCGGCGCTGGACTTGTCGCCGCGTGAGTTCCGCTTGCTAGTGGAACTGGCGCGCGATCCCAGCCGCATCGTGTCGAAAACTTTGTTGGGCCAGCGCCTGGAGCCGCTGGGCGATGTCGTGGATGGCGCGACCATAGAAGTGCATCTGTCGAATCTGCGGCGCAAGATAGGCGCCGAACGCATCCGCACCGTGCGCGGCGTGGGTTATCAATATGTGGTTTAA
- a CDS encoding LysR family transcriptional regulator encodes MLDDLDLFVAIVDAGSLSAAAKRMAMPAATLTRRLQALEAELGCKLLNRSARRLVPTNEGWQYYEQCKPLLAALRQAADSLDATLNRVEGVVRAMAPVSMANSLLLPVWQRLLQRHPAVRLELVLSNGTEDVWAMGGDLAIRVGPQPDSQLNQRKLGQVSAVLAAAPSYLEARGRPQAFEQLAGHDLLLTTPLQNWKLHRVDGDEERSLPDGARLLVNDMLLGVRMAEAGCGVVLCPLSQCHRELADGRLERILQDWWIPPRPVYAVWPQRRAMPARVRALLDILLEFAAEEPLLRS; translated from the coding sequence ATGCTGGATGATCTGGATTTATTCGTCGCGATTGTGGACGCCGGCAGCTTGAGCGCGGCGGCCAAACGCATGGCGATGCCGGCGGCGACGCTGACCCGCCGCCTGCAGGCGCTGGAGGCCGAGCTGGGGTGCAAGCTGCTGAACCGCAGCGCGCGCAGGCTGGTGCCGACCAATGAGGGCTGGCAGTACTACGAGCAGTGCAAACCCTTGCTGGCGGCGTTGCGCCAGGCCGCCGACTCGCTGGACGCGACCCTGAACCGGGTGGAGGGCGTGGTGCGGGCGATGGCGCCGGTGAGCATGGCCAACAGCCTGCTGCTGCCGGTGTGGCAGCGCTTGCTGCAGCGCCATCCGGCGGTGCGCTTGGAGCTGGTCTTGAGCAATGGCACCGAGGATGTGTGGGCGATGGGGGGCGACCTGGCGATACGGGTCGGGCCGCAGCCGGACTCGCAGTTGAATCAGCGCAAGCTGGGCCAGGTGAGCGCGGTGCTGGCGGCGGCGCCGTCGTATCTTGAGGCGCGCGGACGGCCGCAGGCGTTCGAGCAGTTGGCCGGGCACGACCTGTTGCTGACCACGCCGCTGCAGAACTGGAAACTGCATCGCGTCGACGGCGATGAGGAGAGAAGTTTGCCGGACGGCGCGCGGCTGCTGGTCAACGACATGCTGCTGGGGGTGAGAATGGCGGAGGCCGGCTGCGGCGTGGTGCTGTGTCCGCTGAGCCAATGCCATCGCGAGCTGGCGGATGGCCGCCTGGAGAGGATATTGCAGGACTGGTGGATTCCGCCGCGTCCGGTGTATGCGGTGTGGCCGCAGCGCCGGGCGATGCCGGCCCGGGTGCGGGCGTTGCTGGACATCTTGCTGGAATTCGCGGCCGAGGAGCCGCTGCTGCGGTCTTGA
- a CDS encoding RDD family protein — protein MTELAVPSLARCLASLFYESLLIIAMLLITSAAITPLQLALGQDAWLLHSLIQLAAAGVLFAYFGYCWTRSGQTAAMKTWHIRLVTADGRLLNWQQALMRFAVAAMLFVGLPVISYLGWQRSYGDHPAAKWLALVWWLVPFLARYYDKDRRHLHDRLSGTRLELLPKPVRK, from the coding sequence ATGACCGAACTCGCCGTCCCCAGTCTCGCCCGCTGCCTCGCCAGCCTGTTCTACGAATCGCTGCTGATCATCGCCATGCTGCTGATCACCAGCGCCGCGATCACTCCGCTGCAGCTGGCGCTGGGCCAAGACGCCTGGCTGCTGCACAGCCTGATCCAGTTGGCCGCCGCCGGCGTGCTGTTCGCCTATTTCGGCTATTGCTGGACCCGCAGCGGCCAGACCGCGGCGATGAAGACCTGGCACATCCGGCTGGTGACCGCCGACGGCCGGCTGCTCAACTGGCAGCAGGCGCTGATGCGCTTCGCCGTCGCGGCGATGCTGTTCGTCGGCTTGCCGGTGATCTCCTATCTGGGATGGCAGCGCAGCTACGGCGACCATCCGGCGGCGAAATGGCTGGCGCTGGTCTGGTGGCTGGTGCCCTTTCTGGCCCGCTACTACGACAAGGACCGCCGCCACCTGCACGACCGCCTGTCCGGCACCCGGCTGGAACTGCTGCCCAAGCCGGTTCGGAAATAA
- a CDS encoding DUF3619 family protein — translation MKHANDGQGEHLPVHIARILDNPHSDPSARQMARLKQARAAALRRFEQRAAEDCSLQEKILLWAQRHTLLLKRGSAALGFAVITGAGLMLAEGLIAETDAVDASVLSQDLPLDSLLEPHFSRGLHE, via the coding sequence ATGAAACACGCCAACGACGGGCAGGGAGAGCATTTGCCCGTCCACATCGCCCGCATCCTGGACAATCCCCACTCCGACCCGAGCGCCCGCCAGATGGCCCGCCTGAAACAGGCGCGCGCCGCCGCGCTGCGCCGCTTCGAACAACGCGCCGCCGAAGACTGCAGCCTGCAGGAAAAGATCCTGCTCTGGGCGCAACGCCACACCCTGCTGCTGAAGCGCGGCAGCGCCGCGCTGGGCTTCGCCGTGATCACCGGCGCCGGCCTGATGCTGGCGGAGGGCCTGATCGCCGAAACCGACGCCGTGGACGCCTCGGTACTGTCCCAGGACCTACCGCTGGATTCCTTGCTGGAGCCGCATTTCAGCCGGGGGTTGCATGAATAA
- a CDS encoding DUF2860 domain-containing protein — translation MLAAAAENEQNGFSGHLQLGVSHYQLASNFLKAPNDGHPIANSLTQSPASQSGTAPLIDGEFSYTLANTGTQLFISPTNTSTFAAGGGLQLGVRQQLPQAGTFAAALTYGESEVWLDPYALNRVRQDGKLKNVGLMLGWSEILETPFRVSINYSRQKLDNEQSGQAQGASLANQALLKRNGNNYGAQLGYAWKLDGAGEHTLTPGLIYARSDLDGKAMSTKRYGMQLAYAYKGVDWEGNASLAAASTRYQAGNPLFASQKADSREALLSLGLTRKNLFGAKAWSAFLSGNYGRSSSDLAYFDAHVREISVGLGYRF, via the coding sequence ATGCTGGCTGCCGCGGCGGAAAACGAACAAAACGGTTTTTCCGGCCACCTTCAGCTAGGCGTCAGCCACTACCAGCTGGCCAGCAACTTTCTCAAAGCGCCCAATGATGGCCATCCCATCGCCAACAGCCTGACGCAATCGCCCGCATCGCAATCCGGAACCGCGCCTCTTATCGACGGCGAGTTCAGCTATACCCTGGCGAACACAGGCACCCAACTATTCATATCTCCCACGAATACCAGTACTTTCGCCGCCGGCGGCGGCCTGCAACTCGGCGTCCGACAGCAACTGCCGCAAGCCGGCACGTTCGCCGCGGCGCTAACCTATGGCGAAAGCGAAGTCTGGCTTGACCCCTATGCGCTGAATCGCGTCCGCCAAGACGGCAAGCTCAAAAACGTCGGCCTGATGCTGGGCTGGTCCGAGATTCTGGAAACACCGTTCCGCGTCAGCATCAACTACTCTCGCCAAAAGCTGGACAATGAGCAAAGCGGGCAGGCGCAAGGCGCGTCCCTTGCCAATCAAGCCCTGCTCAAACGCAACGGCAACAACTATGGCGCGCAACTGGGCTACGCCTGGAAACTGGATGGAGCAGGCGAGCACACGCTGACGCCCGGTCTGATTTATGCGCGCAGCGATCTGGATGGCAAGGCCATGAGCACTAAGCGTTACGGCATGCAGCTGGCTTACGCCTACAAGGGCGTGGACTGGGAAGGAAACGCTTCCCTCGCAGCCGCCAGCACCCGCTATCAAGCGGGCAACCCGCTGTTCGCCAGCCAGAAGGCGGATAGCCGCGAGGCCTTGCTCAGCCTGGGCCTGACCCGGAAAAACCTGTTCGGCGCCAAGGCTTGGTCCGCCTTTCTCAGCGGCAACTATGGACGCTCAAGTTCCGATCTCGCCTATTTCGACGCGCATGTCCGCGAGATATCCGTGGGCTTGGGCTACCGTTTCTGA
- a CDS encoding RNA polymerase sigma factor has protein sequence MASRKEMADFLESVEKRAFKQALYAVRQEDNALDIVQDSMMKLADRYAHAPAHELPLIFQRILQNTIRDHYRRSKVRSFVSTLLSSLIPTHAEDDSLDPLETLDVAADEAHTNPEQWYQRKEVAQMIDASLQLLPARQREAFLLRYWEGLDVAETALVMGCSEGSVKTHCSRANHTLAAILAQKGVLL, from the coding sequence ATGGCAAGCCGCAAGGAAATGGCCGACTTCCTCGAGTCGGTGGAGAAGCGCGCCTTCAAGCAGGCGCTGTACGCGGTGCGGCAGGAAGACAATGCGCTCGACATCGTGCAAGACTCGATGATGAAGCTGGCCGACCGCTACGCGCACGCGCCCGCGCACGAGCTGCCGCTGATTTTCCAGCGCATCCTGCAAAACACCATCCGCGATCATTATCGCCGCAGCAAGGTGCGCAGCTTCGTCAGCACCCTGCTGTCGTCGCTGATTCCCACCCACGCCGAGGACGACTCCCTCGATCCGCTCGAAACCCTGGACGTCGCAGCCGACGAGGCGCACACCAACCCGGAACAGTGGTACCAGCGCAAGGAAGTGGCGCAGATGATAGACGCGTCGCTGCAGCTCCTGCCCGCCCGTCAACGCGAGGCCTTCCTGCTGCGTTACTGGGAGGGACTGGATGTTGCCGAAACCGCTCTGGTCATGGGTTGCTCCGAGGGCAGCGTGAAGACGCACTGCTCGCGGGCCAACCACACCCTGGCGGCCATTCTTGCGCAGAAGGGAGTATTGCTATGA